From the Spartinivicinus poritis genome, one window contains:
- a CDS encoding DUF3379 family protein, which yields MNCLEFRRVVLEEPQQLSPALAEHKQQCKECLRYYTQLQEQEALLMEALAVPVPDDLAAKIMLQCSFDQTSDQEVTETEPTIVPLKSKSKTFRQFIGGFAVAASVMMGVVFWQAHLNSEQQQLTEMFVQHMEHEAHSLVLEEPIPVGRVGFTLNNVGIKAMAELANVTYAANCVIEDKMVAHLVVKTDKGPVTVLLMPHKQFGDEFAEEAKQWQVALNNMKQGSVAFIGPKSLNMEPIQQQVMQSVDVLQI from the coding sequence ATGAACTGCTTAGAATTTCGGCGAGTAGTCTTGGAAGAACCACAGCAACTCTCACCAGCTCTAGCTGAACATAAGCAACAGTGTAAGGAGTGTCTGCGTTACTATACCCAGCTGCAAGAGCAAGAAGCACTGTTAATGGAAGCGCTTGCAGTGCCAGTACCGGATGATTTGGCAGCAAAAATTATGCTTCAGTGCAGCTTTGATCAAACGTCTGATCAGGAAGTCACAGAAACGGAGCCAACAATTGTTCCTCTAAAAAGTAAAAGTAAAACTTTTCGTCAGTTTATTGGAGGCTTTGCGGTAGCCGCTTCAGTGATGATGGGAGTGGTATTCTGGCAGGCTCATTTGAACTCTGAACAGCAACAGCTGACAGAAATGTTTGTTCAACATATGGAGCATGAAGCCCATTCTTTAGTTTTAGAGGAGCCTATCCCTGTTGGTCGTGTGGGCTTTACCTTAAATAATGTAGGGATTAAAGCCATGGCTGAGCTGGCTAACGTCACTTATGCTGCAAATTGTGTCATTGAAGACAAAATGGTGGCGCATTTGGTGGTGAAAACTGATAAAGGACCTGTGACTGTATTATTAATGCCACACAAACAGTTTGGTGATGAGTTTGCTGAGGAAGCTAAACAATGGCAAGTGGCTTTAAACAATATGAAGCAAGGAAGTGTTGCGTTTATTGGGCCTAAATCACTTAATATGGAGCCTATTCAGCAGCAAGTGATGCAGTCAGTTGATGTACTTCAAATATAG
- a CDS encoding 1-acyl-sn-glycerol-3-phosphate acyltransferase: MDKYEEIRPYHDHEVREVVDRLLYDDGFLESMAKFRLGKLATKLGPVINPCLRWLLRRELKSVNDVTSLQDVVEKYVDRVIHLTTTDVTFSGAEKLNKQQQSYLFISNHRDIVLDPAFVNFALYHNNIKTPRLAIGDNLLTRPFVSDLMRLNKSFIVRRSVQGKREKLAAYQQLSSYINDSLAENESIWIAQREGRAKDGNDFSEAAIIKMLQLSQRGKDISFSDFINNLNLVPVAISYEYDPCDWLKARELYQTERDGHYQKADNEDVQSIVKGIRGFKGHVHIAFGEPLTGQLDTPQQVVDAMDRQILTHYRLYPANYFAYEKLEEAQQPLDWDKIRAEFPNIDLAARRQRFEERLASCTDAWRPWLLRMYANPVINKLKLQKS, translated from the coding sequence ATGGATAAATACGAAGAGATTAGACCTTACCACGATCATGAAGTGAGAGAAGTTGTTGATCGCCTGCTTTACGATGACGGCTTTCTTGAATCAATGGCAAAGTTTAGGCTGGGTAAACTGGCAACTAAGCTGGGTCCTGTGATTAACCCTTGCCTGCGCTGGTTATTACGTAGGGAGCTGAAGTCGGTAAATGATGTTACCAGTTTGCAAGATGTTGTAGAAAAATATGTAGATCGAGTCATTCATTTAACCACTACTGATGTGACTTTCTCCGGTGCTGAAAAATTAAATAAACAACAGCAAAGCTATTTATTTATCAGCAACCATCGAGATATTGTGCTTGATCCGGCATTTGTGAATTTTGCTTTATACCATAACAATATTAAGACACCCCGTTTGGCAATTGGTGATAACCTGTTAACTCGCCCCTTTGTCAGTGACTTAATGCGGTTAAATAAGAGCTTTATTGTGCGTCGTTCTGTACAGGGTAAGCGAGAAAAGCTGGCTGCTTATCAGCAACTTTCCAGTTATATCAATGATTCGCTAGCTGAAAATGAGTCAATCTGGATTGCGCAACGGGAAGGTCGGGCGAAAGATGGCAATGATTTTTCTGAAGCCGCCATTATCAAAATGCTGCAGCTTAGCCAGCGAGGTAAAGACATCAGTTTTAGTGATTTTATTAATAATCTGAATCTTGTACCTGTGGCTATCTCTTATGAGTATGACCCTTGTGATTGGTTAAAGGCAAGAGAGTTATATCAGACTGAGCGTGATGGCCATTACCAAAAAGCTGATAATGAAGATGTGCAAAGTATTGTCAAAGGTATTCGTGGCTTCAAAGGACATGTCCATATTGCTTTCGGTGAGCCACTCACTGGACAGCTTGATACCCCACAGCAGGTAGTTGATGCAATGGATAGGCAAATCCTAACCCATTATCGGCTCTATCCAGCCAACTACTTTGCTTATGAAAAACTAGAAGAAGCACAGCAGCCTCTTGACTGGGACAAGATACGGGCAGAGTTTCCCAATATTGATTTAGCGGCACGACGTCAGCGTTTTGAAGAGCGTTTGGCTAGTTGTACCGATGCTTGGCGTCCATGGTTGCTGCGGATGTACGCAAACCCCGTCATTAATAAATTAAAGCTGCAGAAAAGTTAA
- a CDS encoding DUF2489 domain-containing protein gives MLYTNIFLIFGILIILGLSAWAVILWREVFANQAKLKQFEKQQKDFLASSVKILALAIANDQLDLTEGAIRLKILLDNIDVNLVKQPDLAVFDTIYNATKHMATHDAREAMQLSLKIQQDSERTDLEEQYGEAIKAAAKKLLSTRF, from the coding sequence ATGCTGTATACAAATATTTTTCTTATTTTTGGCATATTGATTATCTTAGGGCTTAGTGCATGGGCAGTTATTTTATGGCGTGAGGTATTCGCGAATCAGGCTAAATTAAAACAGTTTGAAAAACAACAAAAAGACTTTCTTGCTTCTAGTGTAAAAATTCTGGCATTAGCTATTGCTAACGACCAACTTGACCTCACAGAAGGGGCCATTCGTCTCAAAATCCTTCTGGATAACATTGATGTTAACTTAGTGAAACAACCCGATTTAGCTGTATTTGATACTATTTATAACGCCACTAAACACATGGCGACCCATGATGCTCGTGAAGCAATGCAACTGAGTTTAAAGATCCAGCAGGATTCAGAACGAACAGACCTAGAAGAGCAGTATGGAGAAGCAATAAAAGCTGCTGCGAAAAAATTACTATCAACTCGGTTTTAG
- a CDS encoding tetratricopeptide repeat protein: MKAQFFAIVLLSLLFPSLVAANPKITTLETSANAGNVNAQLDLAKAYYYGRDIQQDYPTAIKWLKQALRSDNPQAKTLMGLALTSGHGVKKNLEQAFQLFAEASRSKDGEAQYYLGRAYLKGKGTDANIISAYIWLTLSSHQSHTKQLEAKQTQQEVAKLMTPAQLNNANILVEQFKSMYEQ, translated from the coding sequence GTGAAAGCTCAATTTTTTGCTATTGTTTTACTTAGTTTATTATTTCCTAGCTTAGTAGCAGCCAACCCCAAAATCACAACACTTGAAACCTCTGCCAATGCGGGAAACGTCAATGCACAGCTTGATCTTGCCAAAGCATACTACTATGGTCGTGATATCCAGCAAGATTACCCAACTGCAATCAAGTGGTTAAAACAGGCTTTAAGGTCAGATAACCCTCAGGCAAAAACCCTGATGGGGCTAGCGCTCACATCTGGTCATGGTGTTAAAAAAAACCTAGAACAAGCCTTCCAACTGTTTGCAGAAGCCTCTCGTAGTAAAGATGGTGAAGCACAATATTACCTAGGCCGGGCTTACTTAAAAGGTAAAGGTACCGATGCCAACATTATATCTGCCTATATCTGGCTCACCTTATCTAGTCATCAGTCCCACACTAAGCAACTTGAAGCCAAGCAAACTCAACAAGAAGTTGCCAAGCTCATGACCCCTGCTCAACTAAACAATGCCAATATTTTAGTTGAGCAGTTTAAAAGCATGTACGAACAAT
- a CDS encoding sigma-70 family RNA polymerase sigma factor, with protein MYMKNKDQQFQALVEAYHKPLYRYAYWLTNDESVAEDLVQETFMRAWRALDSLQNVDAAKSWLITILRRENARRFQRKSLEYSDIETDELPDNSGHYAFSTNLETLRNCMGRLSEKYREPIVMQLVLGYSQDEIATALEIPSNTVATRLRRARQQLQAMLGGNDEQGYSRGVGV; from the coding sequence TTGTATATGAAGAATAAGGACCAGCAGTTTCAGGCTTTGGTGGAGGCCTACCACAAGCCTTTGTATCGTTATGCGTATTGGCTGACAAATGATGAATCCGTTGCCGAAGACTTAGTGCAAGAGACTTTTATGAGAGCATGGCGAGCGTTAGATAGCTTACAGAACGTTGATGCGGCAAAGTCGTGGTTAATTACAATATTACGGCGAGAGAATGCCCGTCGTTTTCAGCGTAAATCACTGGAATATTCTGATATAGAAACGGACGAGCTACCTGATAACAGTGGCCACTATGCTTTTTCTACTAATTTGGAAACACTCAGAAATTGTATGGGGCGGCTTTCTGAGAAATATCGTGAACCGATAGTAATGCAGTTGGTGTTAGGTTACTCCCAGGATGAAATTGCAACAGCGCTGGAGATTCCCTCAAATACCGTGGCAACCCGGTTACGCCGTGCTCGGCAGCAGTTGCAAGCAATGTTAGGTGGTAATGATGAGCAAGGATATTCACGAGGTGTAGGAGTATGA
- a CDS encoding glycine zipper 2TM domain-containing protein, which yields MRYVIACIMSGFFLVLTGCVSNLSGESYSRNEVRQLQTVKMGTVIDVKLVQIEGTKSGVGAIAGAAAGGIAGSTVGGGRGSDIAAIAGAVAGGLLGGKAEEAYTRSQGVQLTVELYDGSYVSVVQQVSPNVRFRPGDRVRILTQNGVSRVVQ from the coding sequence ATGAGATATGTAATAGCTTGTATTATGTCTGGTTTTTTCTTGGTGCTGACAGGATGTGTATCAAATCTGTCAGGAGAGTCTTACTCAAGAAACGAAGTAAGACAGTTACAGACAGTAAAGATGGGAACAGTGATTGACGTGAAGCTGGTGCAGATTGAAGGCACTAAAAGTGGGGTTGGCGCTATTGCTGGTGCGGCTGCCGGTGGTATTGCTGGTTCAACTGTTGGTGGTGGACGTGGTAGCGATATTGCCGCTATTGCTGGTGCGGTAGCAGGCGGTTTACTCGGTGGCAAAGCGGAAGAAGCATACACCCGCTCACAAGGGGTTCAACTAACAGTTGAACTATATGATGGCTCTTATGTTTCAGTTGTCCAGCAGGTATCTCCTAATGTGCGGTTCCGTCCAGGTGATCGAGTTCGAATCTTAACTCAAAATGGCGTTTCTCGCGTTGTTCAATAA